ACAACTCTGATTCAACATACGCCTATGGCTTTGGGGGAAAAAAAACATATGCCTATAGAAAGTAAATCATGCTGCGAATGAAAGGATAAATGCCATCAATGAGATTAATCATTAGGAAACTAGGATCATGTTTGAGTTGACAAATTTAGGTTTTCAAACCCTATAATTAATGCAGCAAATCATAAGAATTATCCTATGGCAAAATTgtatataaaatcataaaacgaAGTCCGACAGATTTGGAGAAGGCCGTGTTCggtcttctttctccttctcagatattttctctctttttctagGAGTTATTTTCTTTGTCTCTGCCGCGTACAGTCAGTCGTGGGGTAGAGAGCGGTTGTCGTTCCTCATCCGGATAGCGAGTTTCTCCTCATCACTTCCGAGTGaattgtaatatatttttattgagttttttACTAGACCGTGCTTTTCTTTGAGAGGAGTTTCGTTGATCCTAGATGAGCGCTTCCACCTTGCATGTTGTTGGATGTGCTTTAtcttgtgttgttgttgtttgCTTCTTCAGCTTTTTACAGGTTGAGCTCATGGGCCATGGTTGAGCTTCAACATCTCAGGGAACACTCACAATGCtagttgttttatggtttaCCCGTTTCTCTATGTCTAAGAGAACTTTCTGGTGTTTTTATTTCTTTCCTCCCATTTGAGTATATCTTGAGCCTAAAGTCctcatcttttatttttctggaAAGAACCTTTTGCTTCTTTCCCTGATGTCCAAAAATCAACCATGCATCCAGGGACGACGCTACACAAAGCGATGACCGAGTCTCTTTTACGAGTGTGGAGCTCCAATAGCCTAGGATGTTTGGTTTGGGCTTGCTTGGGTTCTTTGGTTTATGGGCTTGGAATGTAATTACCTGTTTCCTATTAATGAATTGCCTACCttgagcaaaaaaaaaaaaagtctgttTGGTAAAATCATCAGTAGGGAAAATTTGACTGCGAAGGTTTACCTCAGATTAGTATCTTTGTTCAAGAAGAAATTTAATTTGCATGTAATAACAACTCAATAGTGAATATAAATATACTCCATGTATTAATTTAAGATACTTACCTAATTCCATGTATTAATTTTACATATGATAGCCATAGAGAAAATTTATAATGAATCAGTGATTTCATTTAAGATATTCTAGAAATCTATATGAAATTACAACTTAATAAATTGTAGACAAATATGCACAAATGAGTCTTaaaacaaaattcaaaattgaaaagaaaaatatcatTTCAGGGAAAAAACATATAAGAACTGGATTGTGAAACACTAGGATTCAGAATCATTTTAGGGATCGAATTGTGAAACACTACCACGTGGTATGTTCTATCTCAGACATGTGTTCATGCATCTGTAGAGCAACTTTTCAATCTAAATTTCAGTAAAATAACTAATACAGGGAAGAATTGTTTGTCTCTTTATCCTTCAAAATATTTATGtatcagaaaaaaaattaagattttcGTTACATTGAAATTAGAACAGGTAATTTTCAGAAATATCCTGTGCATCAATGGGACAAGTTTTCAACTTCAAAAGACGTCTTAATCTTTGttcttcaaaatatttttttttcttttaaaaaaaaaaatattttaagagacatgaaaatgaaaatttttgaaaaataaaaacaaaatgaagaattaagaaaaaaaaagaacatgTAGGAACTGGATTGCGAATCACTAGGTTCCAGAATCATTTCAGAGACTGGATTGTGAGACACTACTTACTCTCAGAATGAAATTATCCTCCAGTCTCAAAATCGGCACTTAAAGAGAGCATATGCAATGTATAATACCACATCCCATGTTGTATCTCAATTCAGTGTTTATGCATTTGTAGAGCAACTTCTCAATTTCGGTGAAAGAACTAGTATGGGCAGAATTATTTGCTTCCCAGATCTTTGTAGCCTTTTTTTGATATATTGTATTTATCACCAATCGAATTTGGAtaggatttttaaatttttattctcttcatttggaataaaaaattttataattaaattatttttttgtaaaatttttatttgaaacaaaaagaatttaaaaatttttcattatatataataatgaaaTTATGAATGATTTTGTTTGTGGAAAACCATTCATACGAAGAGATTATGTTTAGAAATAACATAATTATGAGatttaaagtaaaatattttgGATTACGTGaagaatcttttattttatttcttattattaAGAAATAGGAAACAATTAATGAAATAGGAATTCAAATGCGACCAAGAACATAACCATTAACCAGAATATCAAAAAGGTAAAAGAAAGTTAGATTGAATTTAACGTTACATCCGGATAATTGCAAATTGGTTCTTGGCATTGGACGGAAGAAAAACAATAGTAGTAAGACAAATCTACATTACATTTCCCCATTTGGACACTTCCTCCAAGCAAAGAGAAGAGAAAATTATATAATCCTTCCACAAATTGCACTGGTTAATCACAAACCCAATAGCTAAGTCTTCAATTAACTACTATACAATCCACCAATTAACCATTAATGGCAATGTAAGCATGAGAGCCCACCATCTTCCAATCAAAGATTTTAATCCTTGAGATCCACCACAAACAAGCTTCTTATCATGGTAAGTGCAAACCTGTTGGttcctggaaaaaaaaaatatcaacaaATACAAGCTCAGGATGTAATCAAATCCTGTCGAAATCAAAACCcatgagaaaaattaaaaaaacgtaAAATATTTTTCCCTTATTACCTTAGATTTACTCACCTAGATGCACAAAAAGTGATAACATAATCAGTTCCAGAGCAAGTAAAAATGCTCGTGGGATCATCGTATGCATAACTGTAAGCAGTAGGGCAAGCTTCCTTAAACTTATTGGAGTAATACGTGGGTTTGCAAATTACAGGATTCCCATAAACTCCTTTACAGCAATACTCATCAGTGTTAAACACATCACATGCACTCCGGCAGCCGATAATCTTCCCTTTTCTCTTCATGGCAAGCTCCGACGGGCAGTTAGATCTTAAGTCCATATCACATCCGGCGACGCTGCAATTTCCTTGACCGTTGATCGGTGTTACGACTAATGGCAAATTGAACCCATCCACTAAGCTAACATCGTAGTAATCGACTGCTGCCAAAGTGAATTCAGCTAGTGAAGCTGGAGTTTGACCTGAAGCCTTACACTTTAAGGATGTGCCACAAGCACCGGTTTGACATGATCCGTTGCCGTTTTTGTCGAAATTGCAACCGGTTCGAGCCCATATTCTACCAACCCATCCAACCGGGGCATTGAAAACAATGGATTGTCCTGGTGTTAATGCAAATCCACCTCCATTGAAGTTGTCACCTGGAGTTATTGCAGGCCATACTGTCTCCTTGCAGTCGTTAATTATGGTAAAGATTCGGACACCTTCAATCACTTTCATCTCTAACATGAATTTAAAGgtaattaattactttttttgttaaaataggAAGTAATTTTCCAAAACGACATTTATTATGGAATAGAGACGGTAAAAGAGAGCACAACATGTTAGGAAAGATGTACCTGAGGAAATGATGAGCAGAATAGAGAGAAGTGGTAAGAGCACCTTGAGACTTGCCATCTTTTCTCTGGCATAGAAGATTGAAAATGGAGGTAAAATATAAAGCAAAGGTGGTGAAGAATACGTGTGGGAGGAGAGATGTTAAAATGACAACCGACCATTAGCTCATTGTAGGAAGGCTTAAGGACTAAGGTAGATGATTCCTTCCCTAATCCTTTCATGCAAGTTTATTCAGGTTCCATTCTTCCcttttttttctactttttgaTACCTTATTCT
This is a stretch of genomic DNA from Manihot esculenta cultivar AM560-2 chromosome 2, M.esculenta_v8, whole genome shotgun sequence. It encodes these proteins:
- the LOC110609730 gene encoding pathogenesis-related thaumatin-like protein 3.5 isoform X2, coding for MASLKVLLPLLSILLIISSEMKVIEGVRIFTIINDCKETVWPAITPGDNFNGGGFALTPGQSIVFNAPVGWVGRIWARTGCNFDKNGNGSCQTGACGTSLKCKASGQTPASLAEFTLAAVDYYDVSLVDGFNLPLVVTPINGQGNCSVAGCDMDLRSNCPSELAMKRKGKIIGCRSACDVFNTDEYCCKGVYGNPVICKPTYYSNKFKEACPTAYSYAYDDPTSIFTCSGTDYVITFCASR
- the LOC110609730 gene encoding pathogenesis-related thaumatin-like protein 3.5 isoform X1, translated to MASLKVLLPLLSILLIISSEMKVIEGVRIFTIINDCKETVWPAITPGDNFNGGGFALTPGQSIVFNAPVGWVGRIWARTGCNFDKNGNGSCQTGACGTSLKCKASGQTPASLAEFTLAAVDYYDVSLVDGFNLPLVVTPINGQGNCSVAGCDMDLRSNCPSELAMKRKGKIIGCRSACDVFNTDEYCCKGVYGNPVICKPTYYSNKFKEACPTAYSYAYDDPTSIFTCSGTDYVITFCASRNQQVCTYHDKKLVCGGSQGLKSLIGRWWALMLTLPLMVNWWIV